Part of the Marasmius oreades isolate 03SP1 chromosome 5, whole genome shotgun sequence genome is shown below.
TGGTGGGTATGATGTATGAAGAGGGATTCTCCACATCCACTCAACTGAATGTCAGGGTTCTAGCTGCTCCATTTCCTCTTCTAGCGGCCTATCTGTTCGCGCAAGTTGATTGTATAAGAGATCGTATCGCTGGGCAGAACCCGTGCCGCCCGTCGGAGTTCCAATGCTAAACTCTGTAAACCTTAATCTCTCATAACTATGCAGTTGCTTTCCCAATTTGGACCAAAGGATTCCCAGGTTCACGTCCTGTCCGCTCCTCGAAATCGAGGACAAACAAACGCTCAAAGGACAAGCCTCGTCAACGTCGCCGGCAACAACGAAAAATGGTCAACATTCCTAAGTACGTGTCCCACATATACTTTACTTCTTTAAAATGAATCTGCCCCTCTGTAGGACACGCAGGACATGTGAGTAAAACGTTCTTGGAAATGGAATGGAATTGTTGATTCGGAACTGGGTCCTTTCGTTGGATAGATTGCAAAGGGAAAACCTGCAAGAAGCACACGTACGTTGTACTATCATGGCTATCGAGCTATCGATTGTGCTGACTTGGCTATTTCTTCTACAGCCCTCACAAGGTGACCCAGTACAAGAAGGGGAAAGACTCTCTCTTCGCCCAAGGAAAGCGGCGTTACGACCGTAAGCAATCCGGATATGGTGGTCAAACTAAGCCCGTGTTCCACAAGAAGGTGCGTTTGAACTATATCATCCAAATGAGAACTCGGACTCATGGAGAACTCGTTCGAAATTCAGGCAAAGACTACGAAGAAGGTTGTACTCCGGCTGGAGTGCACTGTGTGCAAGTACAAAATGCAGCTGTCTTTGAAACGTTGCAAGCAGTACGTCCTCGACTTGAATCTTATTCGTCATCGTTCCTTACAATCTTTCCATTTTTACAGCTTCGAGCTCGGTGgagagaagaagacgaaAGGAGCTGCCCTTACCTTCGTATGTGGTCTATTCCTCCTTATTGAGTTCGGCTcaccttttttcttttgcttTTGTAGTAATCGCATTGGATTACGGGCTTACCCTTTCTCCATTCCTCGCCGTACCGCACCTTTGTATTATGCACATAAGCAAACAAGTCATGGCCATGTTCACATTCTTCTCTGTCTGCTGTTTACTGCGGTTCGCGGAATATACTCTGGTGATCTCTATCGACACCTTAAGTTTTGAACAAGTAATAACATGCGTGCAGCTCCTAGAGAGGGCGACACCTTCACGCTTGGTTATCCAACTAAACGATTTGAGGCGTCACTTGTCATTCCAGCGGCGCCATGGCCATTTCCCATGTATTCATCCGATAAGGTATGTAGTGAACCGAGAAAAAGGTACAGGTGTAAACCGTCTGAGGCAAGTAAGTTAGGAAATATAACAATACAACAGTGAAAGATGTAGAGACAGAAGAAGCAAGTTGTGGCTACTAAATGTAACACAATAGAAGGCTAAGGACAAGGAAGTAAAAGAGCTACAATACAGGAATAAATGCAACTAGAACATCATTAAACGAATCGACCTCAGCGTGGATAGGGTTAGGCTAGGGTGTCAGCCTTTCTTCTGTTTCACCGCTAGTCTTTTCGCTTTTGCCTGTAACAGTAGCGCCATTTGAATGATCCGGAATGAAAGAAGGTGAACACGAATACCTTTGCCCGACTCCGAGCCCCTCTTCCCAGTATCTCCTCTCCATCAGATCTTTCCTCTTCtacttcttcctccgacGCATGTGTCTCGTGAGGAGGATCCGTCATCATATCCACGTCGCTTGTATATGGATCCgtgtcttcatcttcctcatcgtcagCTGTAGATCGtcgtttcttctttctcGAACGCCTGAAAGCGTGAAACAAGGAAGCCGGCTCGATTTACGTTAAAAAAGTTGGATTTCGAATTCACTTACTTGACTTGACCATTAGTGGCCGGTGCAGCCCTACGTTTCGGTGCCTTTCGCTCTCTCTTTTCCTAGCAGATAGTTCAATAAGGCATCACGGGCTAGAATGAATCTCTAAAAAGACGAACTTTGGGCGGGTCCACGAGTTCAACGACCCACGAGATTGCTTCATCAGACAGATAAAATTTCTTTATTACCTGAAACCGTGTATCAGCGTCCAACGTCACCAAAGAGTTGCTCAGAAATTCCTACCCGGTTAGCAGATTCCACATTGGGGTGAGGGCGAAGAATATCCGAAGGGAGTTTGACTTTGCCTGGATAGCTCTGGATATTCCACGAGTGTTGCTGCGCGACTGCTTTGAGAAGCTCTTGGGCCATGTCACAAAGAACAtagaagttctacaattctTTAGACGACGGAACAGAGACTGTGAACGATCACATACTTCGCTGGATTCCTCTGACTCAGCATCCTGAACTGTTTTGCCTTTCATCGCTAAATGAAATAGTAGTGATATTGTTTCTTGATTTGCGGCCAGGTTGACATAAAACATGATGTACCTTTTGGAGAAGAATTCAGTATTCAGGAAGTGGGGATTCAAGAGTCTGAACATATACCTGGCCATATCAATCAATGCGCCTTTCTCCGTCCGGTGAAAGTCTGGATGGTGCGCGAGGATGTGCAACAGCCTGATGAAAACGAAGTCAAAGGATTTGACTCTCATCGCTGCGGAAAAGGTAAAATCGGGATACAAATTAGACGTTCGACGGTGACGTACCTGGAGATAAGTGCCTGAGGTGGCGCGAGACGTAGAGCATAGTCTAATAATTTCATTCATCAGTAGGGGAGCAGTGCTACAGGTCATCTCGACCTACGTAGTGTCTGATCTCGTCTTCAGGATCATGAGCGGTCAAGAAGGGTAAAGTGTTAAATTtttcgtgcagcttgtggcTCACTAGCATGCCGATGACTTTTGTGACAAAAGTTTGTCGAACCTCAAAGCAAGGGTCCTGTTGGAGATCACCAATGTCGAACATTTTCGGAATATAGTAATGTGTAGCCAATTACCTGTACGACGAGAGCGAGTCGCAAAAACTTTGGTGCCAGAGCGCCAAGATAGACTTCCACAGTCGACAGGTGAAGTAGCGAAATAGCCGCCTGCAATCGTACTCGAGACAAGACCTTTCGGCTGCAGAAAGAGCGGTCAATACACGCAAACTACAACCAGTCACAGAACACGAGAGCACGTACTCTTGTGGTTCATCCGTCACTAAAGAACCGTCCTGGTCTACAAGGGTGGCCAGAAGCTTCAAAACAGGAGTAGATAGTTCAAGCGCCTTGGGTGACCATGAATGTGCAAGACTACGATGTCGGAAAATTTTGAGTGCCGTGATTTTGGCTCTTGTCTGATCCGGGAGTTCTTCGTCAGGTGCCCATTCCTCCCCGTTTTGTTCTTCCTCCTTGTGGAGTCGAATAAGTCTTCAATGGTATGGATCCAAAGGAATGACACGACACCTCTGACACAGGATCCGAAGCCATTAGCAGCTTCTTCAACAAGAACACGGTGATAACATCGCTTTTGTGTTCGAATACATCTGGTATAAAGCGAATAAACTGATCGAGTACAGCGAGGTGAGCCACTAGTTGGTCGGTTGAAAGGTCTTCGAGAGAATCCGATATCGACTGTAAGATAGAGGTAGGTAAGCTAAACTCCAAAAGATCGCGGAAAAAGCCAGTACCTCAGCTAACCACCTACACTCGGCCCTCGTATCGCAAAGTGCCAAGAACCGCGCGGCGAACTTGGCATGTCTGCGATTTGAACCCAGCGCAAATTCCCGGATTTTCTGCAGTGCTTCGCTATTgagagaaaggaataaggataGGAGCGGATCATGAGAATAGGAACACAAACGGTTCGCTCGGCCTAACACTCTGGTCGCGTCTCGTC
Proteins encoded:
- the RPL44 gene encoding 40s ribosomal protein L44e (BUSCO:EOG09265JX6), whose amino-acid sequence is MVNIPKTRRTYCKGKTCKKHTPHKVTQYKKGKDSLFAQGKRRYDRKQSGYGGQTKPVFHKKAKTTKKVVLRLECTVCKYKMQLSLKRCKHFELGGEKKTKGAALTF